From Cydia strobilella chromosome 7, ilCydStro3.1, whole genome shotgun sequence, one genomic window encodes:
- the LOC134743025 gene encoding uncharacterized protein LOC134743025 isoform X2, protein MMESLDYLLLLARTSLHNLDLLQMEPPDSPKFNLPLWQPWVASPQKETPSTASSGESEGDRTLSPETTRAQPKELTGKWRRERRTRQPDYRPRENGKMALRSQSFNERRSGPALARAPHSDGELDDEDAPANLTTNGKAPPEYPGKHEAPIDMRLRSRAAPPPYNRPSVITKSDTPPGSMSMCDPVIDEHFRRSLGDDYMSLFKKNTENSQPGPKPNTKDRASSPIQFKPEEPPKPAKIIAMEVDDASLSVDDHFAKALGDTWRQIQTSRLRETEKTQAKGGVDDHFSKALGDTWKKIQNPKLNLDDEKKDQTTKIISRSGVVI, encoded by the exons ATGATGGAATCGCTGGATTACCTCCTGCTTCTTGCTCGGACTTCGTTGCACAACCTTGATCTTCTACAAATGGAACCTCCTGATTCACCCAAGTTTAATCTGCCTCTGTGGCAGCCGTGGGTAGCATCTCCTCAAAAAG AAACTCCAAGCACAGCTTCGAGCGGCGAGTCGGAGGGTGATCGGACACTGTCGCCAGAGACGACGCGTGCTCAGCCGAAGGAGCTCACGGGCAAGTGGAGGCGTGAGCGCCGGACCAGGCAGCCCGACTACAGGCCCAG AGAAAACGGCAAGATGGCGCTGCGCTCGCAGTCGTTCAACGAGCGGCGGAGCGGTCCCGCGCTGGCGCGGGCGCCTCACAGCGACGGCGAATTGGATGACGAGGACGCGCCCGCCAACCTGACTACTAATGGGAAAG CGCCCCCCGAATACCCGGGCAAGCACGAGGCCCCTATTGACATGCGGCTGCGTTCGcgggccgcgccgccgccctaCAACCGGCCCTCCGTCATCACCAAGAGCGACACGCCGCCTG GTTCAATGTCTATGTGCGACCCGGTAATCGACGAACACTTCAGACGGTCGCTCGGCGACGACTACATGAGCCTGTTCAAGAAGAACACCGAGAACAGCCAGCCCGGCCCCAAGCCCAACACCAAGGACCGCGCCAGCAGCCCCATCCAGTTCAAACCCGAGGAGCCGCCCAAACCCGCCAAAATCATCGCCATGGAGGTCGACGACGCCTCTCTCTCCGTCGATGACCACTTCGCCAAGGCCCTAGGCGACACATGGAGGCAAATACAAACCTCCAGATTAAGGGAAACAGAGAAAACCCAAGCCAAAGGCGGCGTCGACGACCACTTTAGCAAAGCGCTCGGCGACACGTGGAAGAAAATACAGAACCCCAAACTCAATCTCGACGACGAGAAGAAAGATCAAACGACGAAAATTATTTCGAGGAGCGGCGTCGTTATATAA